The following coding sequences lie in one Arabidopsis thaliana chromosome 3, partial sequence genomic window:
- a CDS encoding Zinc finger (CCCH-type) family protein (Zinc finger (CCCH-type) family protein; CONTAINS InterPro DOMAIN/s: Zinc finger, CCCH-type (InterPro:IPR000571); BEST Arabidopsis thaliana protein match is: Zinc finger (CCCH-type) family protein (TAIR:AT1G32360.1); Has 1128 Blast hits to 788 proteins in 142 species: Archae - 0; Bacteria - 0; Metazoa - 454; Fungi - 86; Plants - 385; Viruses - 0; Other Eukaryotes - 203 (source: NCBI BLink).) translates to MDSSYSDSRPMFVQSPYGGWNQTQMIDSMANPMNNEQGDLHSLSESQSQSQPSQQLQPALKRPRLVDDNLFNPASSFPQPSSSNPWMVPSLNPPPVNKGTANIFYKTRMCAKFRAGTCRNGELCNFAHGIEDLRQPPSNWQEIVGPPPAGQDRERERERERERERPSLAPVVNNNWEDDQKIILRMKLCRKFCFGEECPYGDRCNFIHEDLSKFREDSGKLRESSVISVGATAADQPSDTASNLIEVNRQGSIPVPAPMNNGGVVKTVYWKTRLCMKFDITGQCPFGDKCHFAHGQAELHNSVGRVEGEAMNAVASVNKQAVVPANEAFAMKPITQVTADSSGLNEEGRRKKCLLKWSDSKKINRIYGDWIDDLPVGQKSTKPVES, encoded by the exons ATGGATTCGAGTTACTCTGATTCTCGTCCCATGTTCGTGCAATCACCTTATGGTGGTTGGAATCAAACACAGATGATTGATTCAATGGCTAATCCAATGAACAATGAACAAGGAGACTTGCATTCACTATCTGAATCACAATCACAATCTCAACCGTCTCAGCAATTACAGCCTGCATTGAAAAGGCCTAGACTTGTTGATGATAACTTGTTTAATCCTGCTTCGTCGTTTCCTCAGCCTTCGAGTAGCAATCCTTGGATGGTTCCATCTTTGAACCCTCCTCCTGTGAACAAAGGGACTGCTAATATATTCTATAAGACTAGAATGTGTGCTAAATTCAGGGCAGGGACTTGTAGGAATGGTGAACTCTGTAATTTTGCTCATGGGATTGAGGATTTGAGGCAGCCTCCGTCGAATTGGCAGGAAATTGTTGGACCTCCTCCTGCTGGTCAAGAcagggagagggagagagagagggaaaggGAGAGGGAAAGACCGTCTTTGGCGCCTGTTGTGAATAATAATTGGGAAGATGATCAGAAGATAATCTTGAGGATGAAGCTTTGTAggaagttttgttttggggAAGAGTGTCCTTATGGGGACAGGTGCAATTTTATTCATGAGGATCTGTCAAAGTTTCGTGAGGACTCGGGGAAGTTGAGAGAGAGCTCGGTTATAAGTGTTGGTGCTACTGCTGCTGATCAACCATCTGATACTGCTTCTAATCTTATTGAAGTAAATAGACAAGGAAGCATCCCGGTACCTGCACCTATGAACAATGGTGGTGTTGTCAAGACTGTGTACTGGAAGACGAGGTTGTGCATGAAGTTTGACATCACGGGTCAATGTCCTTTTGGCGATAAGTGTCACTTTGCTCATGGCCAAGCAG AGTTGCATAACTCTGTTGGAAGGGTAGAAGGAGAAGCTATGAACGCGGTAGCGTCTGTGAATAAACAAGCAGTGGTACCTGCGAATGAAGCATTTGCAATGAAACCGATTACACAAGTAACAGCAGATTCCTCTGGTCTGAATGAAGAAGGGCGGCGAAAGAAGTGTTTGCTCAAGTGGAGCGACTCCAAGAAGATTAACCGAATATATGGAGACTGGATCGATGATTTACCGGTGGGTCAAAAGTCGACAAAGCCAGTAGAGAGTTGA